One genomic segment of Flavobacteriaceae bacterium includes these proteins:
- a CDS encoding helix-turn-helix domain-containing protein codes for MHNPKVLGHKDAARLLGISKQRFNYLITRYEIPHQKTSGGRVFFEHDILAFQEGRKNELKHCRKNP; via the coding sequence ATGCACAATCCAAAAGTCCTCGGTCACAAAGATGCTGCTCGTTTGTTGGGTATTTCAAAACAGCGATTCAATTACCTGATTACCAGATATGAAATTCCTCATCAGAAAACTTCTGGTGGAAGAGTCTTTTTTGAACATGATATTTTAGCTTTTCAGGAGGGTAGAAAAAATGAGCTAAAACATTGTCGAAAAAACCCCTAG
- a CDS encoding DNA adenine methylase yields the protein MTKTPIAYYGGKQSLLNHILPLIPKHKVYTEPFFGGGAVFFAKKPVKSEIINDTNNMVVNFYEVVQTYFEALKQKIEQTPFSRTTYAVAHTIYRMPHLFSKLAQAWAFYVATNMGFSTAIGSWGYDKYGKRCKVFQNKKMSFDDTVFDRLQFTEIECNDACKVITSRDSKQAFHYVDPPYIDTDQGHYSGYTRADYRCNSGFLQKLQIHLFLQEQNYSHAQLVPKSVVVFHQCQYHNLFRVC from the coding sequence ATGACCAAAACCCCAATCGCATACTACGGAGGCAAACAAAGCCTTTTGAATCATATTTTACCCCTTATTCCAAAACACAAAGTCTATACCGAGCCTTTCTTTGGCGGTGGTGCCGTCTTTTTTGCTAAAAAGCCTGTTAAATCAGAGATTATCAATGATACGAACAATATGGTGGTGAATTTTTATGAAGTGGTACAAACATATTTTGAAGCCTTAAAACAAAAAATTGAACAAACGCCGTTTTCCAGAACTACTTATGCGGTCGCCCATACCATCTACCGAATGCCGCATTTATTTTCTAAATTGGCTCAGGCATGGGCGTTTTATGTAGCGACCAATATGGGATTTTCTACCGCAATTGGAAGTTGGGGCTATGATAAGTATGGAAAGCGTTGCAAAGTATTTCAAAACAAAAAAATGAGCTTTGATGATACTGTTTTTGACCGCCTCCAATTTACCGAAATCGAATGTAATGATGCTTGTAAAGTGATAACCAGTCGAGATAGCAAACAAGCGTTTCACTATGTCGACCCACCTTATATTGACACCGACCAAGGGCATTATTCCGGCTACACCCGAGCCGATTACAGATGTAATTCAGGTTTTCTTCAAAAGCTTCAAATTCATCTTTTCCTGCAGGAGCAAAACTACTCTCATGCCCAGCTTGTGCCAAAAAGTGTTGTAGTTTTTCATCAGTGTCAATACCATAATCTTTTCCGTGTGTGTTAA
- a CDS encoding site-specific DNA-methyltransferase: MKANTIYQMDCLDGIKQIQSNSVTLIIADPPYFLGMTHNGSKGSFVDLAICKPFFLELFKEFKRILRPDGVVFYFTDWRGYAFYYPLFDSVLSAKNLIIWDKLSGPGSFYSYCHELILFHTSNTKLHLGGSNIWRNHSFGNEAKYTNGTKVHPTQKPKELIQKMIEQHSQIGDLICDPFCGSGTTALVARTMKRDFIGFELDLANFKIMRERLQRDLTQIETIDAT, from the coding sequence ATGAAAGCGAACACAATTTACCAAATGGACTGTTTGGACGGAATCAAACAGATTCAAAGCAACTCTGTAACACTTATTATTGCTGACCCGCCTTATTTTTTGGGCATGACCCATAATGGGAGCAAAGGTTCTTTTGTCGATTTAGCAATTTGCAAGCCTTTTTTTCTAGAACTTTTTAAAGAGTTCAAACGCATATTGCGTCCTGATGGAGTGGTATTCTATTTTACCGATTGGCGAGGGTATGCCTTTTATTATCCCTTATTTGACTCTGTTTTATCTGCCAAAAATCTCATTATATGGGATAAACTTTCTGGTCCAGGATCTTTTTACTCTTACTGCCATGAGTTGATTTTGTTTCATACCTCCAATACAAAATTACATCTCGGGGGTTCAAATATATGGCGAAACCATAGCTTTGGCAATGAGGCTAAATATACTAATGGAACCAAAGTCCATCCTACCCAAAAACCCAAAGAACTCATTCAAAAAATGATTGAACAACATTCACAGATTGGTGATTTAATCTGTGACCCGTTTTGTGGTTCTGGTACAACGGCACTGGTAGCTCGAACTATGAAGCGAGATTTTATCGGTTTTGAGCTTGATCTAGCCAATTTTAAAATTATGCGAGAACGCTTACAGCGTGATCTAACACAAATCGAAACTATAGATGCAACCTAA
- a CDS encoding tyrosine-type recombinase/integrase produces MQLSDFVTSFKQFALYEKNLTKPYIKDIIAMVYLLEDQTDCENLKDYNTQTIAYFMQSMTEKRLWSPKTFRNYRQNLKTFFDFLIRQEYFKTNPVNAIAKPRLPKHLLRCLTKNQIQKLIAEIHTFSWTYPLEHWRNMAIIFMFFYTGIRMSELLNLKNQDINFEESEFYVRQGKGSKDRTVPLHPKLVPILKFYLGKRNERLPVSSYLFTSVRSCKALTPKNLYAIFKKLSIKCGFKMTPHMLRHTFAKLSLEANLNPYDLKTILGHSHISTTEIYMSMDNENIKRNFNKTELF; encoded by the coding sequence ATGCAATTATCTGATTTTGTGACATCATTCAAACAGTTCGCTCTCTATGAAAAGAACCTGACCAAACCCTACATAAAGGATATTATCGCCATGGTCTATCTTTTGGAAGACCAAACCGACTGCGAAAATCTAAAAGATTATAATACGCAAACCATTGCTTATTTTATGCAGTCTATGACCGAAAAACGTCTTTGGTCTCCTAAAACCTTTCGAAACTATCGCCAAAACCTCAAAACCTTTTTTGATTTTCTGATTAGGCAGGAGTATTTCAAAACCAATCCTGTAAATGCTATCGCTAAACCACGACTCCCGAAGCATCTGCTTCGCTGTTTGACCAAAAATCAAATACAGAAACTCATTGCCGAAATTCATACCTTTAGTTGGACATACCCCTTGGAGCATTGGCGCAATATGGCTATTATATTTATGTTCTTCTATACTGGTATTCGTATGAGTGAACTCCTGAATTTAAAAAATCAGGATATTAATTTTGAAGAAAGCGAATTTTACGTCCGCCAGGGAAAAGGGAGCAAAGATCGCACGGTTCCACTGCATCCTAAACTCGTCCCCATCTTAAAATTCTATCTGGGCAAGCGTAATGAGCGCTTGCCTGTTTCTTCGTACTTATTTACTAGTGTACGTTCTTGCAAAGCTCTTACACCAAAAAATCTGTATGCGATTTTCAAAAAACTATCTATCAAATGCGGTTTCAAGATGACCCCACACATGCTCCGACATACTTTTGCCAAGTTGTCTTTAGAAGCCAATTTAAACCCTTATGACTTAAAAACAATTCTAGGACATTCCCATATTTCCACAACGGAAATTTATATGAGTATGGATAACGAAAATATCAAGCGTAATTTCAATAAAACCGAGCTATTTTAG
- a CDS encoding tyrosine-type recombinase/integrase, which translates to MYSVQMLHNRFCDYKLQIQRLSLATIQWHKNSFNSFLKYSSVSEISQIDVDTIENWLIWGRTQRNWSIKTHHGLLMAISVFLNWCVEKNIIAQNPAKQIPKPKLSKNRIPKHLTLEQAQLILSCAKTYSYTCSHERQRAVAIFAMFMYAGLRFKELVHLKLSDVNFKTGLISVFSGKGDKDLTVPICESLTGYLMPYLKQRECINPYSVYFFVGTRGQSPLGYNVIKRLFAKVKQKSGIYFHPHMLRHTFATLMLQSGVNIRDLAEMMGHSNIETTALYLGATVEHLKSEINKHPLK; encoded by the coding sequence ATGTATTCTGTTCAAATGCTACACAATCGTTTTTGTGATTATAAACTTCAAATTCAAAGGCTTTCATTGGCCACTATTCAGTGGCACAAAAATAGTTTCAATTCATTTTTGAAATATTCTTCGGTTTCTGAAATTTCTCAAATAGATGTGGATACCATTGAAAATTGGCTGATTTGGGGGCGTACTCAGAGAAATTGGTCTATCAAGACACATCACGGCTTACTGATGGCAATAAGTGTTTTTTTGAACTGGTGTGTAGAGAAAAATATTATTGCTCAGAACCCAGCTAAACAAATCCCTAAGCCTAAATTGTCTAAAAACAGGATTCCAAAACACCTTACCTTAGAGCAAGCTCAACTCATTTTAAGTTGTGCCAAAACGTATTCTTATACCTGTAGTCACGAACGCCAACGTGCCGTGGCTATTTTTGCTATGTTTATGTACGCTGGTCTTCGTTTTAAGGAATTGGTGCATCTAAAACTCTCCGATGTTAATTTCAAAACAGGTTTAATAAGCGTATTTTCTGGTAAAGGAGACAAGGATCTTACGGTTCCTATTTGTGAGAGCCTTACGGGATATCTTATGCCATACCTTAAACAGCGAGAATGTATCAATCCATACAGTGTTTATTTTTTTGTGGGAACACGGGGACAAAGCCCATTAGGTTATAATGTTATCAAACGTCTTTTTGCCAAAGTCAAACAAAAATCAGGTATCTATTTCCACCCACACATGCTCCGACATACGTTTGCAACTTTGATGTTACAGAGCGGAGTCAATATTCGAGATTTGGCTGAAATGATGGGTCATAGCAACATTGAAACAACTGCTTTATATTTGGGTGCTACCGTCGAACACCTCAAAAGTGAAATAAACAAACACCCACTAAAATAG